In one Limosilactobacillus oris genomic region, the following are encoded:
- a CDS encoding potassium channel family protein produces MANKESYAVIGIGQFGASICDSLVEAGQEVLAIDINPEVVNELAGTVMRAIVADAQDEDALRELDIGNFDHVYISIGKNVEASIMATLIAKELGAADVICRAENVNHARVLERIGADLVVRPEHDLAKRLIFQQLNPSLVDYVTLSKETTLAELSINNPKFFGKSLDELDFRNRYRVNVIIIVSQDDQINQVPQANDIIQPHDKITVVGNINDIQHLNEIVQKQK; encoded by the coding sequence TTGGCTAATAAGGAAAGCTATGCCGTTATTGGAATCGGCCAGTTTGGGGCGTCCATTTGCGATTCCCTCGTTGAGGCTGGTCAGGAAGTGTTAGCAATCGATATTAATCCCGAGGTGGTAAACGAACTAGCGGGGACTGTGATGCGGGCAATCGTTGCGGACGCGCAGGATGAAGACGCCCTCAGGGAACTTGATATTGGCAATTTTGACCACGTCTACATTTCAATTGGTAAAAACGTTGAGGCTAGTATCATGGCAACCCTGATTGCCAAGGAATTAGGAGCGGCCGATGTTATTTGCCGGGCTGAAAACGTTAACCACGCCCGGGTCCTGGAGCGAATCGGCGCTGACCTGGTAGTGCGGCCCGAGCATGACCTGGCAAAGCGGCTGATTTTTCAGCAACTTAACCCGAGCCTGGTCGATTACGTTACCCTGAGCAAGGAAACCACCCTGGCCGAGTTGAGTATCAATAACCCGAAATTTTTCGGCAAGTCCCTCGATGAACTGGACTTCCGCAACCGCTACCGGGTGAACGTGATCATTATCGTTAGCCAGGATGACCAGATCAACCAGGTGCCCCAGGCCAATGACATCATCCAGCCCCACGATAAAATTACCGTAGTGGGCAACATTAATGATATCCAGCACCTCAATGAAATTGTTCAAAAGCAGAAATAA